In a single window of the Streptomyces sp. NBC_00285 genome:
- a CDS encoding histidine phosphatase family protein — MAPRVLLARHGQTEWSLSGKHTGRTDVPLLEEGRRGAKLLGERLHRAPYDGLTGAEIRTSPLARARETCELAGFGERAATWDTLMEWDYGTYEGMTPEEIQTVRPGWLIWRDGVPQGESLAEVTSRADEVVAWARAADRDVLVFAHGHILRSIGARWLGLPVAFAARIRLNPTSLSVLGWAYGEPAIESWNDLGHLGS; from the coding sequence ATGGCACCGCGCGTTCTGCTGGCCCGGCACGGCCAGACCGAATGGTCGCTGTCCGGCAAGCACACGGGCAGGACCGACGTGCCGCTTCTGGAGGAGGGCCGGCGGGGGGCCAAGCTGCTCGGGGAGCGGCTGCACCGGGCGCCCTACGACGGCCTGACCGGGGCGGAGATCCGCACGAGCCCCCTGGCACGCGCGCGTGAGACGTGCGAACTCGCCGGGTTCGGGGAGCGGGCGGCCACCTGGGACACGCTCATGGAGTGGGACTACGGCACGTACGAGGGCATGACCCCGGAGGAGATCCAGACGGTGCGGCCGGGCTGGCTGATCTGGCGGGACGGGGTGCCGCAGGGGGAGTCCCTGGCGGAGGTCACCTCGCGCGCGGACGAGGTCGTCGCGTGGGCGCGCGCCGCCGACCGGGACGTGCTGGTGTTCGCGCACGGGCACATCCTCAGGTCCATCGGGGCGCGGTGGCTGGGGCTGCCGGTTGCCTTCGCGGCACGGATACGGCTTAATCCGACGTCCCTTTCGGTGCTCGGCTGGGCTTACGGCGAGCCCGCGATCGAGAGCTGGAACGACTTGGGGCATCTGGGGTCGTAG
- a CDS encoding phosphatase PAP2 family protein translates to MPQTETPGTEAAPGTRLRWWTELPLIVLVYACYSAGRLLAPNDVSGAVDHGLTILRIEKVLHINAEHPLNRLFTSESWIGVPADFWYASLHYLVTPAVLIWLFRSHAARYRAARTWLMTSTFIGLIGFTLLPTCPPRLLSAGHGFVDTMAQYSSYGWWGGEASAPRGMGDMTNQYAAMPSLHVGWALWCGVMLWRYGTTRTTKVAAVAYPLITTIVVMGTANHYFLDAVAGAAVMGLGFLLAPYVTRAANRATVGIRARISPVPVVSRDAEPSIVSDGCKTSAGEHIPRQRESRFADGAEPSPSSTDAGDGAQAAAR, encoded by the coding sequence ATGCCGCAGACCGAGACACCAGGCACCGAGGCAGCCCCGGGGACGCGGCTGCGCTGGTGGACCGAGCTGCCTCTGATCGTGCTGGTGTACGCCTGCTACAGCGCGGGCCGGCTTCTCGCCCCGAACGATGTCAGCGGTGCCGTCGACCACGGACTGACGATCCTGAGGATCGAGAAGGTCCTGCACATCAACGCCGAGCATCCCCTGAACCGGCTGTTCACCAGCGAGAGCTGGATCGGCGTACCGGCCGACTTCTGGTACGCCTCGCTGCACTACCTGGTCACGCCCGCCGTCCTGATCTGGCTGTTCCGCTCCCACGCCGCGCGGTACCGCGCGGCCCGCACCTGGCTGATGACGTCCACCTTCATCGGCCTGATCGGCTTCACCCTGCTGCCGACCTGCCCGCCCCGTCTCCTCTCGGCGGGCCACGGCTTCGTCGACACGATGGCCCAGTACAGCTCGTACGGCTGGTGGGGCGGCGAGGCGAGTGCCCCCCGGGGCATGGGCGACATGACGAACCAGTACGCGGCCATGCCGAGCCTGCATGTGGGCTGGGCCCTGTGGTGCGGTGTGATGCTCTGGCGGTACGGCACGACGCGTACGACGAAGGTCGCGGCCGTCGCCTACCCGCTGATCACCACGATCGTGGTCATGGGCACCGCCAACCACTACTTCCTCGACGCGGTCGCGGGCGCGGCCGTGATGGGACTCGGGTTCCTGCTCGCCCCGTACGTCACCCGCGCCGCGAACCGGGCCACGGTGGGCATCCGGGCCCGGATATCCCCCGTCCCCGTCGTCTCCCGTGACGCAGAGCCCTCAATTGTCAGTGACGGATGCAAGACTTCCGCGGGTGAGCACATTCCACGGCAGCGCGAGTCACGGTTCGCAGACGGAGCCGAGCCGAGTCCCTCTTCCACGGACGCGGGGGACGGCGCTCAGGCAGCGGCTCGCTGA
- a CDS encoding AAA domain-containing protein, whose amino-acid sequence MTTRTFDPGAEAGRATDAILHDTLHGTDRGVVVDSPPGAGKSTLVVRAALELADAGRSLMVVAQTNAQVDDLVLRLAEKNPDLPVGRLHSSDADPYDRALDALPAVRKSARAGDLAGLPVVISTAAKWGHVKVDEPWAHAIVDEAYQMRSDSLLAVAGLFERALFVGDPGQLDPFAIVGSEQWAGLSYDPSASAVTTLLAHNPQLPQHRLPVSWRLPASAAPLVSDAFYPYTPFRSGTGHDDRRLAFAVPSDGSGPDRVIDAAAESGWGLLELPARHTPRTDPEAVRAVAAVVRRLLDRGGAATSERSPDPAPLTADRIAVGTAHRDQAAAVRAALTDLGVGDVTVDTANRLQGREYDVTVVLHPLSGRPDATAFHLETGRLCVLASRHRHACIVVCRAGVSDLLDDYPSTEPVQLGTLVKFPDGWEANHAVLARLAEHRVPWRP is encoded by the coding sequence GTGACCACCCGTACCTTCGACCCCGGTGCCGAGGCCGGGCGGGCCACCGACGCGATCCTCCACGACACCCTGCACGGCACCGACCGCGGTGTCGTGGTCGACTCCCCGCCCGGTGCCGGGAAGTCCACACTGGTGGTCCGGGCGGCGCTGGAACTGGCCGACGCCGGGCGCTCGTTGATGGTCGTGGCGCAGACCAACGCCCAGGTCGACGACCTGGTCCTCAGGCTCGCCGAGAAGAACCCGGACCTCCCCGTCGGCCGGCTGCACAGCAGTGACGCCGACCCGTACGACAGGGCCCTGGACGCCCTGCCGGCCGTACGGAAGTCGGCGAGGGCCGGTGACCTGGCCGGGCTGCCCGTGGTGATCTCCACGGCCGCCAAGTGGGGACACGTCAAGGTCGACGAGCCGTGGGCGCACGCCATCGTGGACGAGGCCTACCAGATGCGCTCGGACTCGCTGCTCGCGGTGGCGGGGCTGTTCGAGCGGGCGCTGTTCGTGGGTGACCCGGGGCAGCTGGACCCGTTCGCGATCGTCGGCAGCGAGCAGTGGGCGGGGCTGTCGTACGACCCGTCGGCCTCGGCGGTGACGACCCTGCTGGCGCACAACCCGCAGCTGCCCCAGCACCGTCTGCCGGTGTCCTGGCGGCTCCCGGCGTCAGCGGCACCGCTCGTCTCCGACGCCTTCTACCCGTACACGCCCTTCCGCAGCGGCACCGGCCACGACGACCGCCGGCTCGCCTTCGCGGTCCCCTCGGACGGCTCGGGTCCCGACCGGGTGATCGACGCGGCGGCCGAGTCGGGCTGGGGCCTGCTGGAGCTGCCCGCGCGGCACACTCCCCGCACGGACCCGGAGGCGGTGCGGGCGGTTGCGGCCGTCGTACGCCGGCTGCTGGACCGGGGAGGAGCGGCCACGTCGGAGCGCTCGCCGGACCCGGCCCCCCTGACGGCCGACCGCATCGCCGTCGGCACGGCCCACCGGGACCAGGCGGCGGCCGTCCGCGCGGCGCTCACCGACCTGGGCGTCGGCGACGTCACCGTCGACACGGCGAACCGCCTCCAGGGCCGCGAGTACGACGTCACGGTGGTCCTCCACCCCCTCTCCGGCCGCCCCGACGCCACCGCCTTCCACCTGGAGACCGGCCGCCTGTGCGTCCTGGCCTCCCGCCACCGCCACGCGTGCATCGTGGTCTGCCGGGCCGGAGTGAGCGACCTGCTGGACGACTACCCGTCGACGGAACCGGTCCAGCTGGGAACCCTGGTGAAGTTCCCGGACGGCTGGGAGGCCAACCACGCGGTACTGGCACGACTGGCCGAACACCGGGTGCCGTGGCGACCTTGA
- a CDS encoding bifunctional DNA primase/polymerase, translating to MSTRDEPFSDRFDVSGVTADGAAWLASAGPHPRSTLAFWEERPTAPVVLPCGTAFDVVSAPAVFGRGMVDRLWDEGPGSGPVAALRGRMLLFAAPGTAQRLPSLLRWEEFGRTGAIPPLLCHGTGDAVTVPPPLGTAKSTLTTRWLVAPDTRHPWLPGPEILVWAAVRAARTAVRISIFPPADQDAKVYDVSRRR from the coding sequence ATGAGCACACGCGACGAACCGTTCTCCGACCGCTTCGACGTCTCGGGCGTCACCGCGGACGGGGCCGCCTGGCTCGCCTCGGCAGGACCGCATCCGCGCAGCACCCTGGCGTTCTGGGAGGAGCGGCCCACCGCCCCGGTGGTGCTGCCCTGCGGTACCGCCTTCGACGTGGTCAGCGCCCCCGCGGTCTTCGGGCGCGGGATGGTCGACCGGCTGTGGGACGAGGGGCCGGGCTCGGGGCCGGTGGCGGCACTCAGGGGCCGGATGCTGCTGTTCGCGGCGCCGGGAACGGCCCAGCGGCTGCCGTCCCTGCTGCGCTGGGAGGAGTTCGGCCGCACCGGCGCGATCCCACCGCTGCTGTGTCACGGCACCGGCGACGCGGTGACCGTCCCGCCCCCGCTGGGCACCGCGAAGTCCACGCTGACGACCCGCTGGCTGGTCGCCCCGGACACCCGTCATCCCTGGCTGCCAGGGCCGGAAATCCTGGTCTGGGCGGCCGTGCGGGCGGCGCGCACGGCGGTGCGGATATCGATTTTTCCCCCAGCCGATCAGGATGCTAAGGTCTACGACGTCAGCAGGCGCCGCTAG
- a CDS encoding M6 family metalloprotease domain-containing protein, with protein sequence MSREPLPEVKLPRPFPRTLPRPRLRSTAAVFTTMAALAATSLVTGPSVAEPFSSEPCTLERTEAHHSEGVDTWNTAYPRPARSLDAVMVFLSFPDALPLTSPAELTADHFPATTRFFERASYGRFTLRPHPLRHWIRMPRASTAYAIQRDWSAKDRAAYLRDALAASDGQVDFSRYDVVYFVADPDAPGVDSDATKVVNLDVPLRADGTDIRRVVTVFEKHPPDRLVLAHETGHVFDLPDLYHRPMDGKGDWDTYVGDWDLMGSQFGLAPDLFAWHKWKLGWLERRQVACVRGPRPVRLTLEPLEAGPGPAGIFGPGRGTKLAVVRTGTDSALAFEARGAVGNDAAVCRQGVLVYRVHSGAASGGGPVQVIDAHPRTEACWENSVYPPLADAPVETGESFTVPGEGVRVKVADRTASGAWNVEITAP encoded by the coding sequence GTGTCCCGTGAACCGCTCCCGGAGGTCAAGTTGCCGCGCCCGTTTCCGCGCACCCTTCCGCGCCCCCGACTGCGCAGCACCGCGGCCGTGTTCACCACGATGGCGGCCCTCGCCGCCACGTCCCTCGTCACCGGACCGTCGGTCGCCGAACCCTTCTCCTCGGAGCCCTGCACCCTGGAACGCACCGAGGCCCACCACTCGGAGGGCGTGGACACCTGGAACACGGCCTATCCGCGCCCGGCCCGCTCCCTCGACGCGGTGATGGTCTTCCTCTCCTTCCCGGACGCCCTCCCCCTGACCAGCCCCGCCGAACTGACCGCCGATCACTTCCCGGCCACCACCCGCTTCTTCGAGCGCGCCTCCTACGGCCGCTTCACCCTGCGCCCGCACCCGCTGCGGCACTGGATCCGGATGCCGCGCGCGTCCACGGCGTACGCCATACAGCGCGACTGGAGCGCCAAGGACCGGGCCGCCTACCTGCGTGACGCGCTCGCCGCGTCCGACGGGCAGGTCGACTTCTCGCGCTACGACGTCGTCTACTTCGTCGCCGACCCGGACGCCCCCGGCGTCGACTCGGACGCCACGAAGGTCGTCAACCTGGACGTCCCGCTGCGTGCCGACGGCACGGACATCCGGCGGGTCGTCACGGTCTTCGAGAAGCACCCGCCTGACCGGCTGGTCCTGGCCCACGAGACCGGGCACGTCTTCGACCTGCCGGACCTCTACCACCGGCCGATGGACGGCAAGGGCGACTGGGACACGTACGTCGGCGACTGGGACCTGATGGGCAGCCAGTTCGGCCTCGCCCCCGACCTGTTCGCCTGGCACAAGTGGAAGCTCGGCTGGCTGGAGCGGCGGCAGGTGGCGTGCGTACGGGGACCTCGGCCGGTCCGGCTGACGCTGGAGCCGCTGGAGGCCGGCCCCGGCCCCGCCGGGATCTTCGGACCGGGGCGCGGCACCAAACTCGCCGTCGTGCGCACCGGGACCGACAGCGCGCTCGCCTTCGAGGCACGCGGGGCGGTCGGCAATGACGCGGCGGTCTGTCGGCAGGGCGTGCTCGTCTACCGCGTCCACAGCGGTGCCGCGTCCGGCGGCGGCCCCGTCCAGGTCATCGACGCCCACCCCCGCACCGAGGCCTGCTGGGAGAACTCCGTCTACCCACCCCTCGCGGACGCCCCCGTCGAAACGGGCGAGAGCTTCACGGTGCCGGGAGAGGGCGTACGGGTGAAGGTGGCGGACCGAACGGCCTCGGGGGCGTGGAACGTGGAGATCACGGCGCCGTAG
- a CDS encoding putative bifunctional diguanylate cyclase/phosphodiesterase — protein MNGTSEGPAPATDLDGAAVTESDITAPARIEPPAHRAAFAAAPLAMAVVDREGTVVDANPAFGELLGAVPEELTGAVAAELVDLASDARTWHAYREVLRGRQAKLRCKRRLKHPDGHSLWAQITVAPLTEGAEGSPGVLLSVADITARRELQARLRHLQMHDPVTRLPNRTLFFERLTAALEAESYEQGGTGRIGLCYLDLDGFQAVNDTLGHRVGDRLLAAVAERLTRCADETGHGRATTPLVARLGGDEFALLVEDSTGTEQLADLAESLLKAVQAPFDISGRRLSVSASIGVVERQAEGTSATGLMQAADTTLYWAKADGRDRWTLFDPERNAHRVTRQALASTLRPAIERGEFQLEYQPLVGMEDGRLRGVEALVRWNHPQFGMLAPNRFIALAEEDGSIVPLGRWILVTACRQARQWQLDHPDEPPIFVSVNVAVRQVWDSDLVADVAKTLAETGLAPHLLQLELTESAVMGSAGRPLQALQALSDMGVGIAIDDFGTGYSNLAYLSRLPVSVLKLDGSFVRGFQYEGEGVAPNPADEVVVEAMIQLAHRLGLTVTAECVETSAQASRLRRIGCDTGQGWLYSRPVSPDRISGLMEAQV, from the coding sequence GTGAACGGAACGTCCGAAGGGCCGGCGCCCGCGACAGACCTCGACGGGGCAGCCGTAACAGAGAGTGACATCACTGCGCCTGCTCGTATCGAGCCCCCGGCGCACCGCGCGGCTTTCGCGGCGGCGCCGCTGGCCATGGCGGTGGTGGACCGCGAGGGCACGGTCGTCGACGCCAACCCGGCCTTCGGCGAGCTGCTCGGCGCCGTGCCGGAGGAGCTGACCGGGGCGGTCGCCGCCGAACTGGTGGACCTGGCCTCGGACGCCCGTACCTGGCACGCGTACCGCGAGGTACTGCGCGGCCGGCAGGCGAAGCTGCGCTGCAAGCGCCGGCTCAAGCATCCCGACGGGCACTCGCTGTGGGCGCAGATCACGGTCGCGCCGCTGACGGAGGGCGCCGAGGGCTCCCCCGGTGTCCTGCTCTCCGTCGCCGACATCACCGCCCGGCGTGAACTCCAGGCGCGGCTGCGGCACTTGCAGATGCACGACCCGGTGACCCGGCTGCCCAACCGCACCCTGTTCTTCGAGCGGCTGACCGCCGCGCTGGAGGCGGAGTCGTACGAACAGGGCGGCACGGGCCGGATCGGTCTGTGCTACCTGGACCTCGACGGCTTCCAGGCCGTCAACGACACCCTCGGCCACCGGGTCGGCGACCGGCTGCTGGCCGCTGTCGCCGAGCGCCTGACACGCTGCGCGGACGAGACGGGCCACGGCCGGGCGACCACTCCCCTGGTGGCGAGGCTGGGCGGCGACGAGTTCGCCCTGCTCGTCGAGGACTCCACGGGCACGGAACAGCTCGCCGACCTCGCCGAGTCGCTGTTGAAGGCCGTCCAGGCACCCTTCGACATCTCCGGCCGGCGGCTGTCGGTGTCGGCGTCGATCGGGGTCGTGGAGCGGCAGGCGGAGGGCACCTCGGCGACGGGTCTGATGCAGGCCGCCGACACCACGCTGTACTGGGCCAAGGCCGACGGCAGGGACCGCTGGACGCTCTTCGACCCCGAGCGCAACGCCCACCGCGTGACCCGTCAGGCCCTCGCCTCGACGCTCCGCCCGGCCATCGAACGCGGCGAGTTCCAGCTGGAGTACCAGCCGCTGGTGGGCATGGAGGACGGCCGACTGCGCGGGGTCGAGGCGCTGGTGCGCTGGAACCACCCGCAGTTCGGGATGCTGGCGCCGAATCGGTTCATCGCACTGGCCGAGGAGGACGGTTCGATCGTCCCGCTCGGCCGCTGGATCCTGGTCACCGCCTGCCGCCAGGCCCGTCAGTGGCAGCTGGACCATCCCGACGAGCCGCCGATCTTCGTCAGTGTCAACGTGGCGGTCCGGCAGGTCTGGGACTCCGACCTGGTCGCGGACGTGGCGAAGACCCTCGCGGAGACCGGCCTGGCCCCGCACCTGCTCCAGCTCGAACTCACCGAGTCGGCGGTGATGGGCTCCGCGGGCCGCCCGCTCCAGGCGCTCCAGGCGCTGAGCGACATGGGCGTCGGGATCGCCATCGACGACTTCGGCACCGGCTACTCGAACCTGGCCTACCTCAGCCGGCTGCCGGTCTCCGTCCTGAAACTGGACGGCTCCTTCGTGCGCGGATTCCAGTACGAGGGTGAGGGCGTCGCCCCCAACCCGGCCGACGAGGTCGTCGTCGAGGCGATGATCCAGCTCGCCCACCGCCTGGGCCTCACCGTCACCGCGGAGTGCGTGGAGACCTCGGCCCAGGCCAGCCGCCTGCGCCGGATCGGCTGCGACACCGGCCAGGGGTGGCTGTACTCGCGGCCGGTGTCGCCGGATCGCATCTCCGGGCTGATGGAGGCCCAGGTCTGA
- a CDS encoding LLM class flavin-dependent oxidoreductase, whose product MSRRHPTVAEDEIRGTAQGTAPVPLSVLDLVTVGAGRTATDALRTSVAIAKLTESRGFHRYWIAEHHSMPGVASSSPAVILAHLAAHTTRIRLGSGGVMLPNHAPLVIAEQFGTLEAMAPGRIDLGLGRAPGTDGATAAALRRTDRLNEGADDFPEQLAELTRFLDDDFPDGHPYRRIHAVPGPVQATSPGGVQSPHRPPLWLLGSSGFSARLAGTLGLPFAFAHHFSAQNTVPALDLYRESFRPSAILDEPYALIGVSALATDEEKEARRQVRAAALSMIRLRTGRPGLVPTPEEAEAYEFSPMEEEFANSWNANVIHGTPDEVRSGLDDLHKRTGADELMLTGNAHSGDVRLRSYELLADAYGLPTA is encoded by the coding sequence ATGAGCAGGAGGCACCCCACCGTGGCGGAAGACGAGATCCGAGGTACTGCACAGGGCACCGCCCCAGTACCTCTCTCGGTGCTCGACCTGGTCACCGTCGGCGCCGGACGCACGGCCACCGACGCCCTGCGCACCAGCGTCGCCATCGCCAAGCTCACGGAGTCCCGCGGCTTCCACCGCTACTGGATCGCCGAGCACCACTCCATGCCGGGCGTGGCGTCCTCGTCGCCCGCGGTGATCCTCGCCCACCTCGCCGCCCACACCACCCGCATCCGGCTCGGCTCGGGCGGCGTCATGCTCCCCAACCACGCCCCGCTGGTGATCGCGGAACAGTTCGGCACCCTGGAGGCGATGGCCCCGGGCCGTATCGACCTGGGCCTCGGCCGGGCTCCCGGCACCGACGGCGCCACCGCCGCGGCCCTGCGCCGCACGGACCGGCTCAACGAGGGCGCCGACGACTTCCCCGAGCAGCTCGCCGAACTCACCCGCTTCCTGGACGACGACTTCCCCGACGGCCACCCCTACCGCCGTATCCACGCGGTACCCGGCCCGGTCCAGGCGACCTCGCCCGGCGGTGTCCAGTCCCCGCACCGGCCGCCTCTGTGGCTGCTCGGCTCCTCCGGGTTCAGCGCCAGGCTGGCCGGCACCCTCGGCCTGCCGTTCGCCTTCGCGCACCACTTCTCGGCGCAGAACACCGTCCCGGCCCTGGACCTCTACCGCGAGTCCTTCCGGCCCTCCGCGATCCTCGACGAGCCGTACGCCCTCATCGGCGTCTCCGCCCTCGCCACGGACGAGGAGAAGGAGGCCCGCCGCCAGGTCCGCGCCGCCGCCCTCAGCATGATCCGGCTGCGCACCGGCCGCCCCGGCCTGGTCCCCACCCCCGAGGAGGCCGAGGCCTACGAGTTCAGCCCCATGGAGGAGGAGTTCGCCAACTCCTGGAACGCCAACGTCATCCACGGCACCCCTGACGAGGTCCGCTCCGGCCTCGACGACCTCCACAAGCGCACCGGCGCCGACGAACTGATGCTCACGGGCAACGCCCACAGCGGCGACGTACGCCTGCGCTCCTACGAACTCCTCGCGGACGCCTACGGGTTGCCGACGGCCTGA
- a CDS encoding maleate cis-trans isomerase family protein yields MTALGFLYPGHSAEDDYPRIEQLLGSDIRLDVVHTDIGTDAHRVDALLEMGSAERLAAGVEELRMSGAESIVWACTSGSFVHGWEGAQEQVRTLARTAGMAASSTSFAFVHAAQEIGAGRVAVAATYPDDVADLFAQFLRAGGVEVLQVHGAGIITAAEVGTWGEEEVFALARAADSPDAVAVLLPDTALHTATHIPALEKELGKPVLTANQVTVWEALRLTDRRVNAPALGALFTREPVVQV; encoded by the coding sequence ATGACCGCACTCGGATTCCTCTACCCGGGCCACTCCGCGGAGGACGACTACCCGCGCATCGAACAGCTGCTGGGCAGCGACATCCGCCTGGACGTGGTCCATACCGACATCGGCACCGACGCCCACCGCGTGGACGCGCTCCTGGAGATGGGCTCGGCCGAACGGCTCGCCGCGGGCGTCGAGGAACTGCGCATGTCAGGTGCCGAGTCCATCGTCTGGGCCTGCACCAGCGGCAGTTTCGTGCACGGCTGGGAGGGCGCCCAGGAGCAGGTGCGCACCCTTGCCCGTACGGCAGGAATGGCCGCCTCCTCCACCTCGTTCGCCTTCGTCCACGCAGCCCAGGAGATCGGGGCCGGGCGGGTGGCGGTCGCGGCGACCTACCCGGACGACGTGGCGGACCTGTTCGCGCAGTTCCTGCGGGCCGGCGGAGTGGAGGTCCTCCAGGTCCACGGAGCCGGGATCATCACGGCGGCGGAGGTCGGCACCTGGGGGGAGGAGGAGGTCTTCGCACTGGCCCGGGCAGCCGACTCCCCGGACGCCGTGGCGGTCCTCCTCCCGGACACCGCCCTCCACACGGCGACCCATATCCCGGCCCTGGAGAAGGAACTCGGCAAGCCGGTCCTCACCGCGAACCAGGTCACCGTCTGGGAGGCCCTGCGCCTGACGGACCGCAGGGTGAACGCCCCCGCGCTGGGCGCGCTGTTCACCAGGGAGCCGGTCGTCCAGGTCTGA
- a CDS encoding maleate cis-trans isomerase family protein: MDVSFLGGPRPQRGVGVVAPFDFALDRELWRWVPDEISLHLTRTPYVPVEVSLDLARLVSEHETLHEAVRTLHAIAPEVVAYACTSGSFVGGIAGERAMCAAMTTAGAVPSLTTSGALLDALAELDVGRVALVTPYTVSVTRSLEAYVAEAGVAVTGCAYMGLTRHIWKVPYRQVSEMAHKAVRHDAQALFISCTNLPTYDVIPQLEAELRIPVISANQVTMWAALRRLGTRAVGPYQALIDPAARSGPVRPVLPDEEPQQEGWT; encoded by the coding sequence ATGGACGTTTCCTTTCTGGGTGGTCCGCGCCCTCAGCGCGGTGTCGGTGTCGTCGCCCCCTTCGACTTCGCGCTCGACCGCGAACTGTGGCGCTGGGTCCCCGACGAGATCTCGCTCCATCTGACCCGCACGCCGTACGTCCCCGTCGAGGTCAGCCTCGACCTGGCCCGCCTGGTCAGCGAGCACGAGACCCTGCACGAGGCGGTGCGCACACTCCACGCCATCGCCCCCGAGGTCGTGGCCTACGCCTGCACCTCCGGCAGCTTCGTCGGCGGGATCGCCGGCGAGCGGGCCATGTGCGCGGCCATGACCACGGCGGGTGCGGTCCCGTCCCTGACCACCTCGGGCGCCCTGCTGGACGCGCTCGCCGAGCTCGACGTGGGGCGAGTGGCGCTGGTGACGCCGTACACGGTGTCGGTGACCCGGTCGCTGGAGGCGTACGTCGCCGAGGCGGGCGTGGCGGTCACCGGGTGCGCCTACATGGGCCTGACCCGGCACATCTGGAAGGTGCCGTACCGCCAGGTCTCCGAGATGGCGCACAAGGCCGTACGGCACGACGCCCAGGCGCTGTTCATCAGCTGCACCAACCTGCCGACCTACGACGTCATCCCGCAACTGGAGGCGGAACTGCGCATCCCGGTGATCTCGGCCAACCAGGTGACGATGTGGGCGGCACTGCGCCGACTGGGTACCCGAGCGGTGGGACCGTACCAGGCGCTGATCGACCCGGCGGCGAGGAGCGGCCCCGTACGCCCCGTACTGCCGGACGAAGAACCGCAGCAGGAAGGCTGGACATGA
- a CDS encoding D-2-hydroxyacid dehydrogenase: protein MSVPVLLVLDADPPPRLGRLTGRARILHTDGAGLAERLPVADVLLVWDFTSTAVRDAWPGEGSRPGWVHTASAGVDHLMCPELVASDTRVTNARGVFDQPIAEYVAALVLTMAKDLPRTLELQREGVWRHRESQRVAGTRACVVGSGPIGRAIVSTLKALGITTALVGRRSRTGIHGPDDLDRLMARADWVIAAAPLTSETHGMFDARRFGMMQPSARFINIGRGQLVVEDALVEAVSKRWIAGAALDVFDTEPLPPGSPLWQVPGLIVSPHMSGDTIGWRDELGTQFVELYDRWEAGRALSNVVDKQRGYVPGH, encoded by the coding sequence ATGTCCGTCCCCGTTCTTCTGGTCCTTGACGCAGACCCCCCGCCGCGCCTCGGGAGACTCACCGGCAGGGCCCGGATCCTGCACACGGACGGGGCCGGGCTCGCCGAGCGGCTGCCGGTCGCCGACGTGCTGCTGGTCTGGGACTTCACGTCGACCGCGGTGCGGGACGCGTGGCCGGGCGAGGGCTCGCGACCGGGCTGGGTGCACACGGCGAGCGCGGGCGTGGACCACCTGATGTGCCCCGAACTCGTCGCCTCCGACACGAGGGTGACCAACGCCCGCGGTGTCTTCGACCAGCCGATCGCCGAATACGTGGCCGCGCTGGTCCTCACGATGGCCAAGGACCTGCCCCGGACCCTGGAGCTGCAGCGCGAAGGCGTGTGGCGGCACCGCGAGTCCCAGCGGGTCGCCGGCACCCGTGCGTGCGTGGTCGGTTCCGGGCCCATCGGGCGGGCGATCGTGAGCACCCTCAAGGCGCTGGGCATCACCACCGCCCTGGTCGGGCGCCGCTCCCGCACCGGGATCCACGGCCCCGACGACCTCGACCGGCTGATGGCCCGCGCCGACTGGGTGATCGCGGCCGCTCCGCTCACCTCGGAGACGCACGGCATGTTCGACGCCCGCCGGTTCGGCATGATGCAGCCCTCCGCACGGTTCATCAACATCGGCCGGGGTCAGCTGGTCGTCGAGGACGCACTGGTGGAGGCGGTGTCCAAGCGGTGGATCGCCGGCGCCGCCCTCGACGTCTTCGACACCGAACCCCTGCCGCCCGGCAGCCCGTTGTGGCAGGTCCCGGGGCTGATCGTGTCCCCGCACATGAGCGGCGACACGATCGGCTGGCGTGATGAACTCGGCACCCAGTTCGTGGAGTTGTACGACCGCTGGGAGGCGGGCCGAGCGCTGTCGAACGTGGTCGACAAGCAACGCGGGTACGTGCCAGGGCACTGA